The segment AGTTAACGAGCAAAGCTATCGAATGCGCACAAAACCTGCCCGGCTGATCAGGTCTTGTCCCTGATTGGTGAGCAGCAAATTTGCATAGGCTTCGCCTGCCTGTTGGTCAACTTGACCGTTCTGCTTGACAATCACCGACAACCGACGGGTAATAGGATAACTACCCTGTTGAAATGCCTGTTGGTTAAGTTGGTTACGCTGGTTGGGGCAAGCATTAGGAGGCACCAAGGGTTCTAGGTAGGGGGGCACAAATTCTCCTGGTTTTCGTCCGATTGGTAACGGCTTCACGGTACATTGGGGCACTAACTCAGGAGCAGTAGCGTAATAGATGCCACCAGGGTTCTTGGCTACCAGCCGGAGTGCTTGGGTCGTTGTCGGAATCAACTGGACGACTGGGCTAAAGTTCTGCCCATCCAGCACACTATCAATAAAAAACTCTACTGTCCCGCCCTCTTCTGGACGGCGAGAATACGGCACGATGGGAAGATCTGGCCCGCCTACTTGATTCCAGTTAGTAATCTTGCCAAGATAAATGTCGCGGAGTTGGGACACAGTAAGCCCTGGCACGTTTAGGTTATAGTTCACGCCAACCGCCAAGCCATCGATCGCCACTGGAATTTCCTTCAAGCTAAAGCCGCGTTGGGTGGCTGTCTGATATTCCCTATCATTAAGAGGACGCGACGATTGCGAGAATGCAAGCTGGTTATCTAGTAACATCTTAATGCCACTGCCGGAACCGGGAGCACCAGTAGGTGGGTCGGTATAGCGAAGCTGAAACTTAGGCACAGTGGCCAGAATA is part of the Cyanobacteriota bacterium genome and harbors:
- a CDS encoding PstS family phosphate ABC transporter substrate-binding protein; amino-acid sequence: MTQKHDTAIAVAALLITAGIVGGGAMFLGRSGIKLPGISLGPSPSGSPAGSSSSPNVKAPTPASPNSSPVASSPVTSGSFASFAEVPNVPSGLFNYGGSTTWAPIRRDVDSVILATVPKFQLRYTDPPTGAPGSGSGIKMLLDNQLAFSQSSRPLNDREYQTATQRGFSLKEIPVAIDGLAVGVNYNLNVPGLTVSQLRDIYLGKITNWNQVGGPDLPIVPYSRRPEEGGTVEFFIDSVLDGQNFSPVVQLIPTTTQALRLVAKNPGGIYYATAPELVPQCTVKPLPIGRKPGEFVPPYLEPLVPPNACPNQRNQLNQQAFQQGSYPITRRLSVIVKQNGQVDQQAGEAYANLLLTNQGQDLISRAGFVRIR